In a genomic window of Pirellulales bacterium:
- a CDS encoding sigma-70 family RNA polymerase sigma factor → MTGSSSPDATRMVNALAAGDPHVAEQLMPLVYDEFRRLADDYLRQETRAITLQPTALVHEAYLKLIDQTRVNWQGRTHFFAVGAQAMRRILVDHARARHRTKRGGGWQRVTLDEQLLLSPQRDADLLAVDEAIDKLAKQDPRQARIVELRFFGGLSVEEVAEVLGVSKRTVENEWKIIRAWLRRELAEEEKT, encoded by the coding sequence ATGACGGGATCGTCTTCGCCAGACGCCACGCGGATGGTCAATGCGCTCGCCGCCGGCGATCCGCATGTTGCCGAGCAGTTGATGCCGCTGGTTTACGACGAATTTCGCCGCCTGGCCGACGACTACTTGCGTCAGGAGACGCGGGCCATCACGCTGCAGCCGACGGCGCTGGTCCATGAGGCGTATCTCAAGCTGATCGATCAAACGCGCGTGAACTGGCAGGGGCGCACGCACTTCTTTGCCGTCGGCGCGCAGGCCATGCGCCGCATCCTGGTGGACCACGCCCGGGCCCGACATCGCACCAAGCGCGGCGGCGGGTGGCAGCGCGTGACGCTGGACGAGCAGTTGCTGCTGTCGCCCCAGCGCGACGCCGACCTGTTGGCCGTCGACGAAGCAATCGACAAACTGGCCAAGCAGGATCCGCGCCAGGCCCGCATCGTCGAGCTACGCTTCTTTGGAGGCCTGTCGGTGGAAGAGGTGGCCGAAGTGCTGGGCGTTTCGAAACGGACCGTCGAGAACGAGTGGAAAATCATCCGCGCCTGGCTGCGGCGCGAGCTGGCCGAGGAAGAAAAGACGTGA